A region of Planctomycetaceae bacterium DNA encodes the following proteins:
- a CDS encoding alpha-L-fucosidase yields MLARTVILMLALAGFALATALAVAQPQTQPATASRPGKTDWMHKAKWGVMIHAGSTLPKGTWAQAMDGFDVAALARQAHEVGAGYLMITSIHAEHPIAPSAVYEKRFPGKCPKRDLIVELADELAKYDLPLMLYFNTNIKWKPNDADVQFHADMLKEFSLRYGTKVKGWWFDNSFARHDPAMKIDAARNTAFQKLIAEAARAGNPNANLGFSPPHGTQRNTPFDDYTAGNLHKLNNVVCPGRFVDGCQWHTLCYLGTTWGSARPRYQGDEATVITKRLTDAGGAVTWDCPHDTKGRLTDAIVAQLKAVGKATGTLRQ; encoded by the coding sequence ATGCTCGCACGAACGGTGATTTTAATGCTCGCCCTGGCGGGTTTCGCCCTGGCGACGGCGCTGGCGGTTGCGCAGCCGCAGACGCAACCGGCGACGGCGTCGCGGCCTGGCAAGACCGACTGGATGCACAAGGCCAAGTGGGGCGTGATGATTCACGCCGGCAGCACCCTGCCCAAGGGAACCTGGGCTCAGGCGATGGACGGGTTCGACGTGGCTGCCCTGGCGCGGCAGGCGCATGAGGTCGGGGCGGGGTATCTCATGATCACGTCGATCCACGCCGAGCACCCCATCGCTCCCAGCGCCGTCTACGAGAAGCGGTTCCCGGGCAAGTGCCCCAAGCGCGACCTGATCGTGGAACTGGCCGACGAACTGGCCAAGTACGATCTGCCGCTGATGCTCTATTTCAACACCAACATCAAGTGGAAGCCCAACGATGCCGACGTGCAATTCCACGCCGACATGCTGAAAGAATTCTCCCTCCGCTACGGCACCAAGGTCAAGGGCTGGTGGTTCGACAACAGCTTCGCCAGGCACGACCCGGCAATGAAGATCGATGCGGCCAGGAACACCGCGTTTCAAAAGCTGATCGCCGAGGCCGCCCGCGCCGGCAACCCCAACGCGAATCTGGGTTTCAGCCCGCCCCACGGCACGCAACGCAATACCCCCTTCGACGACTACACCGCGGGCAACCTGCACAAGCTCAACAACGTCGTCTGTCCCGGGCGCTTCGTCGACGGCTGTCAGTGGCACACGCTGTGCTACCTGGGCACCACCTGGGGCAGCGCCCGCCCGCGCTACCAGGGCGATGAGGCCACCGTCATCACCAAGCGCCTCACCGACGCCGGCGGCGCCGTGACCTGGGACTGCCCGCACGACACCAAAGGCCGCCTGACAGACGCGATCGTCGCGCAACTCAAGGCCGTCGGCAAAGCAACGGGCACATTGCGGCAATAG
- the aroA gene encoding 3-phosphoshikimate 1-carboxyvinyltransferase codes for MDLTVWKSASLKGTAKLPPNKSHSFRALIMASLAEGVSKIIAPAVSNDWMRGIEALEMLGSTVSPKAEQVWEVTGVAGKLKTPEDILDCGNSGIILRFFTALASCCGGYTVLTGDHSLRFIRPCQPLLEAINHLGGWAVSTKGDGHAPVVVRGHLKGGRCEIDGADSQPISALLIATSLADAPSDIIVSNPGEKPWVAMTLDWLTRCGVEFSNDNYTHYRIRGRSVWKGFDFRVPLDWSAALYPIAAAVLSRDSEVTLPGLDFADSQGDKGVITILQEMGARIDVTPEGVTARSSQLKGRTIDCNDFIDQFMLLAVVGACAEGETVLTNAEICRHKECDRISEMAKALKIMGAEVQERPDGLMIRRSRLRGAEHDSRNDHRMVMTLAVAGMVAEGKTLIKNIDCVKKTFPEFVHQMQCIGAELQVD; via the coding sequence ATGGACCTGACCGTCTGGAAAAGTGCGTCGCTGAAGGGCACAGCGAAACTCCCGCCCAACAAGAGCCATTCCTTCCGCGCTCTGATCATGGCGTCGCTGGCCGAAGGCGTCAGCAAGATCATCGCCCCGGCCGTCTCCAACGACTGGATGCGCGGGATCGAGGCCCTGGAAATGCTCGGCTCGACGGTCTCTCCCAAGGCCGAACAGGTCTGGGAAGTGACCGGGGTCGCCGGCAAGCTCAAGACGCCCGAGGACATCCTCGACTGCGGCAACAGCGGGATCATCCTGCGGTTCTTCACGGCCCTGGCCTCCTGCTGCGGCGGCTACACCGTCCTCACCGGCGACCACTCGCTGCGATTCATCCGCCCGTGCCAGCCGCTGCTGGAGGCGATCAACCACCTGGGCGGGTGGGCGGTTTCGACCAAGGGCGACGGCCATGCCCCCGTCGTGGTGCGCGGGCACCTCAAGGGCGGGCGCTGCGAGATCGACGGGGCCGACAGCCAGCCGATCTCGGCGCTGCTGATCGCCACAAGCCTGGCCGACGCGCCCAGCGACATTATCGTCTCCAACCCCGGCGAGAAGCCCTGGGTCGCGATGACGCTGGACTGGCTGACCCGCTGCGGCGTCGAGTTCAGCAACGACAACTACACCCACTACCGTATCCGCGGGCGCAGCGTCTGGAAGGGCTTCGACTTCCGCGTCCCGCTGGACTGGTCGGCGGCGCTGTATCCCATCGCCGCGGCGGTGCTCTCGCGCGATAGCGAAGTGACGCTTCCAGGCCTGGACTTCGCCGACAGCCAGGGCGACAAGGGCGTCATCACCATCCTGCAGGAGATGGGCGCCAGGATCGACGTCACGCCTGAGGGCGTGACTGCACGATCGTCGCAGCTCAAGGGCCGCACCATCGACTGCAACGACTTCATCGACCAGTTCATGCTGCTGGCCGTCGTCGGCGCCTGCGCCGAGGGCGAGACGGTTCTGACCAACGCCGAGATCTGCCGCCACAAGGAATGCGACCGCATCAGCGAAATGGCCAAGGCCCTCAAGATCATGGGCGCCGAGGTGCAGGAACGCCCCGACGGGCTGATGATCCGCCGCAGCCGCCTGCGCGGCGCCGAACACGACAGCCGCAACGACCACCGCATGGTCATGACCCTGGCCGTGGCGGGCATGGTCGCCGAAGGCAAAACCCTCATCAAGAACATCGACTGCGTCAAAAAGACCTTCCCCGAGTTCGTCCACCAGATGCAGTGCATCGGCGCCGAACTGCAGGTGGATTGA
- a CDS encoding alpha/beta hydrolase family protein produces the protein MEALSYSRQFRLDDHLEKLYRQAARPLAMKATTIAAFNVWKAELRAAVLKLLGIAGRKRPRPAAQMLREIDCGKYVEQKWSLDVGEGAAAPMYLLVPKTPPPWKPILVVHGHNASAQTMLGHSSDQKTRAADLAIDDNYAQAPAEAGYFVCALEQRGFGERLSRDVEPGGWTCTDRHMAFFLQMMGRTLIGERCHDAMCAIDYLLTRDDLVKGTLGMTGNSGGGTTTLWTAALDERIACPVTSCYLCSFKASIMDITHCECNYVPGIAALCEMGDIAAMIAPRAAMFIAGEKDTIFPIAAVREQFATVQKAYDLLKASDRCKLAVHEGPHAYKHAFAQEWFVKHL, from the coding sequence GTGGAAGCGTTGAGTTACAGCAGACAGTTTCGCCTCGACGATCATCTGGAGAAGCTGTACCGCCAGGCTGCCCGGCCGCTGGCGATGAAAGCGACCACCATCGCCGCCTTCAATGTCTGGAAGGCCGAGCTTCGGGCGGCCGTGCTCAAGCTGCTGGGAATCGCGGGGCGCAAGCGTCCGCGGCCGGCGGCGCAGATGCTCCGCGAAATCGACTGCGGCAAGTACGTCGAGCAGAAGTGGTCGCTCGATGTCGGCGAAGGCGCAGCGGCCCCGATGTATCTGCTGGTGCCCAAGACGCCCCCGCCGTGGAAGCCGATCCTCGTCGTCCACGGCCACAACGCCAGCGCCCAGACCATGCTGGGCCATTCTTCCGACCAGAAGACCCGAGCGGCCGATCTGGCCATCGACGACAACTACGCCCAGGCCCCGGCCGAGGCGGGCTACTTCGTCTGCGCGCTGGAGCAGCGGGGCTTTGGCGAGCGGCTCAGCCGCGACGTCGAACCGGGCGGCTGGACATGCACCGACCGGCACATGGCGTTCTTCCTGCAGATGATGGGGCGCACGCTGATCGGCGAGCGGTGCCACGACGCGATGTGCGCGATCGACTACCTGCTGACGCGCGACGACCTGGTCAAGGGCACGCTGGGCATGACGGGCAACTCCGGCGGCGGCACGACGACGCTCTGGACGGCCGCCCTCGACGAGCGGATCGCCTGCCCGGTCACGAGCTGCTACCTGTGCTCGTTCAAGGCCTCGATCATGGACATCACGCACTGCGAGTGCAATTACGTACCCGGCATCGCCGCGCTGTGCGAGATGGGCGACATCGCCGCCATGATTGCCCCGCGGGCGGCCATGTTCATCGCCGGCGAGAAAGACACGATCTTCCCCATCGCGGCGGTGCGCGAGCAGTTCGCCACCGTGCAGAAAGCATACGACCTTCTCAAGGCGTCCGACCGCTGCAAGCTGGCGGTGCATGAGGGCCCGCACGCGTACAAGCACGCCTTCGCGCAGGAATGGTTCGTCAAGCACCTCTAG
- a CDS encoding sulfatase-like hydrolase/transferase yields the protein MAKSARPNILFFFSDQQRWDTCGCYGQPLGVTPNLDAMARDGVRFANAFTCQPVCGPARACIQTGRWATELSCPTNGCRLPVEHPTVARLLRGAGYECGYIGKWHLASYDGAGTSYYDRPVPAALRGGYDDYWLASDVLEFTSHGHDGHMWDGAGNQRDFPKGRYRVDAQTDWVLEYLDSRRQDRPFFLMTSYIEPHHQNDHARYEGPHGSKDRWADYLVPGDLVGTGGDWRKNYPDYLGQCNSLDLNLGRIRARLEKLGIADNTLIIYTSDHGSHFCTRNSEYKRACHDGCIHIPMVIAGPGFTGGKVIEPLASLIDIPETILAAAGVAVPAFMRGRPLQQVVKKTPRDWPREVFIQISEDHTGRALRTHRWTYEIQAKRADWYRIHGFDYVEAYLYDNQADPHQKTNLVAEPGFASIRAELAARLAQLMIDAGEPRPAISAAAAT from the coding sequence ATGGCAAAAAGCGCCCGCCCCAACATCCTGTTCTTCTTTTCCGACCAGCAGCGCTGGGACACGTGCGGTTGTTACGGTCAGCCGCTGGGCGTGACGCCCAACCTCGACGCCATGGCGCGCGACGGCGTGCGGTTCGCCAACGCCTTCACCTGCCAGCCGGTCTGCGGGCCCGCGCGGGCGTGCATTCAGACGGGGCGCTGGGCTACCGAGCTGAGCTGCCCCACAAATGGCTGCCGCCTGCCCGTCGAGCACCCGACGGTCGCGCGGCTGCTGCGCGGCGCCGGCTATGAGTGCGGGTACATCGGCAAGTGGCACCTGGCCAGCTACGACGGGGCCGGCACGAGCTACTATGACCGCCCCGTTCCCGCGGCGCTGCGAGGCGGATATGACGATTACTGGCTGGCCAGCGACGTGCTCGAGTTCACCAGCCACGGCCACGACGGGCACATGTGGGACGGCGCCGGCAACCAGCGCGACTTCCCCAAGGGCCGCTACCGCGTCGACGCCCAGACCGACTGGGTGCTGGAATATCTCGACTCGCGGCGCCAGGACCGCCCGTTCTTCCTGATGACCAGCTACATCGAGCCGCACCACCAGAACGACCATGCCCGCTACGAAGGCCCGCACGGCAGCAAGGATCGCTGGGCGGATTATCTCGTCCCCGGCGACCTCGTCGGCACCGGCGGCGATTGGCGCAAGAACTATCCCGACTATCTCGGCCAGTGCAACAGCCTGGACCTGAACCTCGGCCGCATCCGCGCGCGGCTCGAAAAACTCGGCATCGCCGACAACACGCTGATCATCTATACCAGCGACCACGGCAGCCACTTCTGCACCCGCAACAGCGAATACAAGCGAGCCTGCCACGACGGGTGCATCCACATCCCGATGGTGATCGCCGGGCCGGGCTTCACCGGCGGCAAGGTCATCGAGCCGCTGGCGAGCCTGATCGACATCCCCGAGACGATCCTGGCCGCCGCCGGCGTCGCGGTGCCCGCGTTCATGCGAGGCCGCCCCCTTCAGCAGGTGGTCAAAAAAACTCCGCGCGACTGGCCGAGGGAAGTCTTCATCCAGATCAGCGAAGACCACACCGGCCGGGCGCTGCGCACGCACCGCTGGACGTACGAGATCCAGGCCAAGCGCGCCGACTGGTATCGCATCCACGGCTTCGATTACGTCGAGGCCTACCTGTACGACAACCAGGCCGATCCGCACCAGAAGACCAACCTCGTCGCCGAGCCCGGCTTCGCAAGCATTCGCGCCGAACTGGCCGCGCGGCTGGCGCAGTTGATGATCGACGCCGGCGAACCGCGCCCGGCGATTTCCGCCGCCGCGGCAACATAA
- a CDS encoding PHP domain-containing protein, with product MGTGSKIPRYDFHIHAKYCACGGCSMEVAEIARHAAAAGTTALAITDHVNNVAMLEKHRPVPADIRAAGSDLEIFFGVEVNFLDPAQPLPFTAELKAEYGVQFAIGGPHHHYLEERDIPKIIDAVHRMHLIICENPLIDVLVHPYWFGHGSFTPKGWAMFDVNDFKTVPASYARELGQAAAATGTAIEINASACFLAMGGDDWRAAYMDYLAILAEQGATFSTGSDSHGYDGLKQIEWSWNAAEKLGLDETRMFRPKCKPLNK from the coding sequence ATGGGTACCGGCAGCAAGATTCCGCGTTACGATTTCCACATTCACGCCAAGTACTGCGCCTGCGGCGGATGCAGCATGGAGGTTGCAGAAATCGCCCGCCACGCCGCTGCGGCCGGCACGACGGCGCTGGCCATCACCGACCACGTCAACAACGTCGCAATGCTCGAAAAGCACCGCCCGGTTCCCGCCGACATCCGCGCCGCCGGCAGCGACCTGGAGATCTTCTTCGGCGTCGAGGTGAACTTTCTCGACCCCGCCCAGCCGCTGCCGTTCACGGCCGAGCTCAAGGCCGAGTACGGCGTGCAGTTCGCCATCGGCGGCCCGCATCATCATTATCTTGAAGAGCGCGATATCCCCAAGATCATCGACGCTGTACACCGCATGCACCTGATCATCTGCGAGAATCCACTCATCGACGTGCTGGTGCATCCGTACTGGTTCGGGCACGGGTCGTTCACGCCCAAGGGCTGGGCGATGTTCGACGTGAACGACTTCAAGACGGTGCCCGCCTCATACGCCCGCGAGCTCGGCCAAGCGGCCGCCGCGACGGGCACGGCCATCGAGATCAACGCCAGCGCCTGCTTCCTGGCGATGGGCGGCGACGACTGGCGAGCGGCCTACATGGACTACCTGGCGATTCTCGCCGAGCAGGGCGCGACGTTCTCGACCGGCTCGGACTCGCACGGCTACGACGGCCTAAAGCAGATCGAGTGGTCCTGGAACGCCGCCGAAAAGCTCGGCCTCGACGAGACCCGCATGTTCCGCCCCAAGTGCAAACCGTTGAATAAATGA
- a CDS encoding tRNA pseudouridine(55) synthase TruB, whose amino-acid sequence MFGFLNIHKPSGPTSHDIVAAARRRLGRGVKIGHAGTLDPFANGVLVLCVGHATRLADYVQAAVKCYRAQVTLGAVSATDDPEGPITRSTGILPVSPTGVSPVESDLRQGQDAPATHGRDAHATPDESAVRAALRQFTGTISQVPPAHSAVHVDGQRAYKLARAGKSFDLKARSVHVYEMTMLSYDWPHLEIDVRCQAGTYIRSLARDIGAALGVGGYCSALTRTAVGEFRLENAKSVDAVELPGDLISPLAAVEHLPKLTLDDEQVKRINMGQPLRLADNQFTTAKEVVLLAPDGGLLALSEPTPDRLLKPRKVFVST is encoded by the coding sequence ATGTTCGGATTCCTCAACATCCATAAGCCCTCCGGGCCGACCAGCCACGATATCGTGGCCGCCGCGCGCCGCCGCCTGGGGCGCGGCGTCAAGATCGGCCACGCCGGTACGCTCGACCCCTTCGCCAACGGCGTGCTGGTGCTCTGCGTCGGACACGCCACGCGACTGGCCGACTACGTGCAGGCGGCCGTCAAGTGCTACCGCGCGCAAGTCACCCTCGGGGCCGTCAGCGCCACCGACGACCCCGAAGGGCCCATCACCCGTAGCACGGGCATCTTGCCTGTGAGTCCCACGGGCGTCTCGCCCGTGGAATCAGATCTAAGGCAGGGGCAAGATGCCCCTGCGACTCATGGGCGAGACGCCCATGCTACGCCGGATGAATCCGCCGTGCGCGCGGCGCTGCGGCAATTCACCGGGACGATCTCCCAGGTGCCGCCGGCGCATTCTGCCGTCCACGTGGATGGCCAGCGGGCGTACAAGCTCGCTCGCGCGGGTAAGAGTTTCGACCTCAAGGCCCGCAGCGTACACGTGTACGAGATGACGATGCTGAGCTACGACTGGCCGCACCTGGAGATCGACGTGCGCTGCCAGGCGGGCACGTACATCCGCTCGCTGGCGCGCGACATCGGCGCCGCCCTGGGTGTGGGAGGTTACTGCTCCGCGCTGACCCGAACCGCCGTGGGCGAGTTCCGCCTGGAAAACGCCAAGAGCGTCGACGCAGTGGAACTGCCTGGCGACTTGATCTCCCCGCTGGCGGCCGTCGAGCACTTGCCGAAGCTGACGCTCGATGATGAGCAAGTGAAGCGCATCAATATGGGCCAGCCGCTGCGCCTTGCGGACAATCAATTCACGACAGCGAAAGAGGTGGTCCTGCTCGCACCGGACGGCGGCCTTCTCGCGCTGTCCGAGCCAACGCCGGACCGCCTGCTCAAACCGCGCAAGGTGTTTGTAAGCACGTGA
- a CDS encoding DUF2203 domain-containing protein, which translates to MSNRLNNTTQHARPARTRRKHFSIDHANRCLVLLNRVVADIVVEYQRLGEYQETLEAGGSDDDVRRRTEGLLTRSVTRIRMCLEELDDLGVEITDWSRGSVDFPSLAAGREIRLCWALGEDRVRFWHEVNEDPAARRAIDTVPIADAAPAEL; encoded by the coding sequence GTGTCCAATAGACTCAACAACACGACGCAACATGCCAGGCCCGCCCGAACGCGGCGAAAGCACTTCAGCATCGACCACGCCAACCGCTGCCTGGTGCTGCTCAACCGCGTGGTAGCCGACATCGTCGTCGAATACCAGCGCCTGGGTGAATACCAGGAGACGCTCGAGGCCGGCGGGTCCGACGACGACGTCCGCCGCCGCACTGAAGGGCTGCTGACGCGATCGGTCACCCGAATCCGAATGTGCCTGGAAGAGCTAGACGACCTGGGCGTGGAGATTACCGACTGGTCGCGCGGGTCGGTGGATTTTCCCTCCCTGGCGGCTGGGCGCGAGATCCGGCTCTGCTGGGCCCTGGGCGAAGACCGCGTGCGCTTCTGGCACGAGGTCAACGAAGACCCCGCCGCCCGCCGCGCCATAGACACTGTTCCCATTGCCGACGCTGCCCCCGCGGAGCTCTGA